Proteins from a genomic interval of Lysobacter stagni:
- the motA gene encoding flagellar motor stator protein MotA, whose translation MFIIIGFIVVLGSVLGGFVLSHGKIGALWQPYELLIIGGAAFGAFLVANPIKVVKACVGGIPRLLKGAHYKKSDYVDILAMLYDVLMKARREGMMAIERDVDDPASSELFSRYPKLQADTRLMEFTTDCLRLMVSGNFEPHELEQVLDIELETHTKEANEPSHALQVLADSLPGFGIVAAVLGIVITMASIGGEAAEIGKHVAGALVGTFLGILLGYGFVGPLATAMHHHAQEEAKAFEIIKMALVSSLRGYSPSVAVEFARKLLFSDMRPAFSDLDAHLRANKR comes from the coding sequence ATGTTCATCATCATCGGCTTCATCGTCGTGCTCGGCAGCGTGCTCGGCGGATTCGTGCTGTCGCACGGGAAGATCGGCGCACTGTGGCAGCCGTACGAGCTGCTCATCATCGGCGGCGCCGCGTTCGGCGCGTTCCTGGTGGCCAACCCGATCAAGGTCGTGAAGGCCTGCGTGGGCGGCATCCCGCGCCTGCTGAAGGGCGCCCATTACAAGAAGAGCGACTACGTCGACATCCTGGCGATGCTCTACGACGTGCTGATGAAGGCGCGCCGCGAGGGCATGATGGCCATCGAGCGCGACGTGGACGACCCCGCCTCCAGCGAGCTGTTCTCGCGTTATCCGAAGCTGCAGGCGGACACGCGCCTGATGGAGTTCACCACCGACTGCCTGCGCCTGATGGTCAGCGGCAACTTCGAGCCGCACGAGCTCGAACAGGTGCTGGACATCGAGCTGGAGACGCACACGAAGGAAGCCAACGAGCCTTCGCATGCGCTGCAGGTGCTGGCCGATTCGTTGCCGGGCTTCGGCATCGTCGCGGCCGTGCTGGGCATCGTGATCACCATGGCTTCGATCGGCGGCGAAGCGGCGGAGATCGGCAAGCATGTGGCCGGCGCGCTGGTCGGCACGTTCCTGGGCATCCTGCTGGGCTACGGCTTCGTCGGCCCGCTGGCGACGGCGATGCACCACCACGCACAGGAAGAAGCCAAGGCGTTCGAAATCATCAAGATGGCGCTGGTGTCCAGTCTGCGCGGCTACTCGCCGAGCGTGGCGGTGGAGTTCGCGCGCAAGCTGCTGTTCTCCGACATGCGCCCGGCCTTCAGCGACCTCGACGCCCACCTGCGGGCCAACAAGCGCTGA
- the motB gene encoding flagellar motor protein MotB, whose amino-acid sequence MAANRERPLIILRPVKRVVAGHHGGAWKVAYADFVTAMMAFFLVMWLVGITDKQQRAAISEYFKNPSAVPGRSLKPAPGANGPGGAADRLIPTTSAVAVAGGHGAEFGAREPMKITPQAAKQAAREEEKRRLDALKRTLEEAVERSQALAPFKDQLMIDLTPEGLRIQIVDRLNRPMFDSASARLKDYAHKLLGELGKLLNDGHHSIALSGHTDEMPFHALGGYGNWELSAERANAARRALVEGGLEEVRVSRVVGLAASVPFDRTDPRAAINRRISIVVLNTENDSTLPEAAPSHLPTPRAPAPGSSPVEPVRVVAGTPETAPSHG is encoded by the coding sequence ATGGCCGCCAACCGCGAACGCCCGCTGATCATCCTGCGCCCGGTCAAGCGGGTCGTGGCCGGCCATCACGGCGGCGCCTGGAAAGTGGCGTACGCGGATTTCGTCACCGCGATGATGGCGTTCTTCCTGGTGATGTGGCTGGTTGGCATCACCGACAAGCAGCAACGCGCCGCGATCTCCGAATACTTCAAGAACCCCAGTGCCGTGCCGGGCCGCTCGCTGAAACCCGCGCCGGGCGCCAACGGGCCGGGCGGCGCGGCCGACCGTCTCATTCCCACGACCAGCGCCGTGGCGGTCGCGGGCGGCCACGGCGCGGAGTTCGGCGCGCGCGAACCGATGAAGATCACGCCGCAGGCCGCCAAACAGGCGGCGCGCGAAGAAGAAAAAAGGCGACTGGACGCGCTCAAGCGCACGCTGGAGGAAGCGGTCGAACGCAGCCAGGCGCTGGCGCCGTTCAAGGACCAGTTGATGATCGACCTCACGCCGGAAGGGCTGCGCATCCAGATCGTCGATCGCCTTAACCGACCGATGTTCGACTCGGCCAGCGCACGCCTGAAGGACTACGCGCACAAACTGCTGGGCGAGCTGGGCAAGCTGCTCAACGATGGCCACCACAGCATCGCGCTGAGCGGACACACCGACGAGATGCCGTTCCACGCGCTGGGCGGTTACGGCAACTGGGAACTGTCGGCCGAGCGCGCCAATGCCGCGCGTCGTGCGCTGGTGGAAGGTGGGCTGGAAGAGGTGCGCGTGTCGCGCGTGGTCGGCCTGGCGGCATCGGTGCCGTTCGACAGGACCGATCCGCGCGCGGCGATCAACCGCCGCATCAGCATCGTGGTGCTCAACACGGAGAACGACTCGACGTTGCCGGAAGCCGCACCATCGCACCTGCCGACGCCGCGTGCGCCGGCACCGGGCTCTTCACCGGTGGAACCGGTGCGTGTGGTGGCGGGAACACCGGAAACGGCGCCCTCGCACGGCTGA
- a CDS encoding dodecin: MSEHVYKSLELTGSSKSSSDDAIRRAIERASETVRNIKWFHVQDVRGHVEDGKIAHWQVTIKIGFTLE, from the coding sequence ATGAGCGAGCACGTCTACAAGTCACTCGAACTGACCGGTTCCTCGAAGAGCAGCAGCGACGACGCGATCCGCCGCGCCATCGAACGCGCATCCGAGACGGTCCGCAACATCAAGTGGTTCCATGTGCAGGACGTGCGCGGACACGTCGAGGACGGCAAGATCGCGCACTGGCAGGTGACCATCAAGATCGGATTCACCCTGGAATGA
- a CDS encoding antibiotic biosynthesis monooxygenase — MIARLWHGITLAEQAEAYLAFLRDRAVPDYRRTPGNRSVSLMHRVEGRVAHFLVLTHWDSLHAIEAFAGTDVQRARYYPEDDAFLLEFEPTVVHYRVDEAAPQA, encoded by the coding sequence ATGATCGCCCGGCTGTGGCATGGCATCACGCTGGCCGAGCAGGCGGAGGCATATCTGGCCTTCCTGCGCGACCGTGCGGTGCCGGACTATCGCCGCACGCCGGGCAACCGCTCGGTCAGCCTGATGCACCGCGTGGAAGGTCGGGTGGCGCACTTCCTGGTGCTCACGCATTGGGACAGCCTGCACGCGATCGAGGCCTTCGCAGGCACCGATGTGCAACGCGCGCGCTACTACCCGGAAGACGACGCCTTCCTGCTCGAGTTCGAACCGACCGTGGTGCATTACCGCGTCGACGAGGCCGCACCGCAGGCCTGA
- a CDS encoding DUF4166 domain-containing protein, with amino-acid sequence MHAVERWFGEGFDTLHPRLRELHRRGSVLRGEVVVTFGAGLSGWIGRRLARRMGAPDRACTTELRVDLHADNEVLHWHRTFGGTKTMLSRFVPVGAWPDGHWLETTGPLRLALSVDTASGGWRWCTRRAWLHGLRVPLAVLPRVQAGKRIDDAGGYVFEVSVSWPLLGTLFAYSGRLAADPVT; translated from the coding sequence ATGCACGCGGTGGAACGGTGGTTCGGCGAAGGGTTCGACACATTGCATCCGCGGCTGCGCGAACTGCACCGTCGCGGTAGCGTGCTGCGCGGCGAGGTGGTCGTGACATTCGGTGCGGGACTTTCCGGATGGATCGGGCGTCGCCTCGCGCGGCGCATGGGCGCGCCGGACCGGGCGTGCACGACGGAACTTCGCGTCGACCTGCACGCCGATAACGAGGTGTTGCATTGGCACCGAACCTTCGGTGGCACGAAGACGATGCTCTCGCGCTTCGTGCCCGTGGGTGCGTGGCCCGATGGCCATTGGCTGGAAACGACGGGCCCGTTGCGCCTGGCGCTGTCGGTGGACACCGCCAGCGGCGGTTGGCGATGGTGCACGCGCAGAGCATGGCTGCATGGGCTGCGCGTGCCGCTGGCGGTACTGCCGCGCGTGCAGGCGGGCAAGCGCATCGATGACGCCGGTGGCTATGTGTTCGAGGTGTCGGTGTCGTGGCCGCTGCTGGGAACGCTGTTCGCCTATAGCGGCCGACTCGCCGCCGATCCGGTTACCTGA
- a CDS encoding lipocalin family protein has translation MPRWPMFALLLLMGCAPVRAGGDENASVAQLDLQRYAGQWYEIAHLPMFFQRHCVADITATYTPRTDGTVGVRNACRIKDGTMDVSQGIARPVAGEAGQLEVRFAPDWLSWLPLVWADYWVIDLDPEYRWAVVGGPDREHLWVLSRSPRMNHALFQRLKARAAAKGYNLRELKVMAPLTP, from the coding sequence ATGCCGCGATGGCCGATGTTCGCGTTGCTGCTGCTGATGGGCTGCGCGCCCGTGCGGGCGGGCGGCGACGAGAACGCATCGGTCGCGCAGCTGGACCTGCAGCGCTATGCCGGGCAGTGGTACGAGATCGCACATCTTCCGATGTTCTTCCAGCGCCACTGCGTGGCGGATATCACCGCGACCTATACGCCGCGCACCGACGGCACCGTGGGTGTGCGCAATGCGTGCCGGATCAAGGATGGAACGATGGATGTGTCGCAGGGCATCGCGCGCCCCGTCGCTGGCGAGGCGGGACAGCTGGAGGTGCGCTTCGCGCCGGACTGGCTCTCATGGCTGCCGCTGGTATGGGCCGACTACTGGGTGATCGACCTGGACCCGGAGTACCGCTGGGCGGTGGTGGGCGGACCGGACCGCGAGCATCTTTGGGTGCTCTCGCGCTCGCCGCGCATGAACCATGCGTTGTTCCAGCGCCTGAAGGCGCGCGCCGCGGCGAAGGGCTACAACCTGCGCGAGCTGAAGGTGATGGCCCCGCTGACGCCCTGA
- the gnd gene encoding phosphogluconate dehydrogenase (NAD(+)-dependent, decarboxylating), translating to MELGMVGLGRMGANMAQRLVQHGHRVVGFDPGPQAREQASQRGIDAVGSLDELVDALAAPRAIWLMVPAGETVDRTLAELRPRLAAGDVVIDGGNSYYQDTVRRAKELAVDGIAYVDCGTSGGVWGLAEGYSLMVGGDEAAVERLRPVFEALAPAPDRGWGRVGPSGAGHFTKMVHNGIEYGMMQAYAEGFAIMERKHEFGLDVARIAEIWRHGSVVRSWLLDLSANALQRNPTLDGIAPFVADSGEGRWTVAEAIALDVSAPVITLSLLERLRSREGDSFADKLLAAMRGEFGGHAIRHS from the coding sequence ATGGAACTGGGCATGGTCGGACTGGGGCGGATGGGCGCCAACATGGCGCAACGCCTGGTGCAGCACGGACACCGCGTGGTGGGTTTCGATCCCGGGCCGCAGGCGCGCGAACAGGCCTCGCAGCGCGGCATCGATGCGGTCGGCAGTCTTGACGAACTGGTGGATGCACTGGCCGCGCCGCGCGCGATCTGGCTGATGGTGCCCGCGGGCGAGACGGTGGATCGCACGCTGGCCGAACTGCGTCCGCGGCTGGCCGCCGGCGATGTGGTGATCGACGGCGGAAATTCGTACTACCAGGACACCGTGCGCCGTGCGAAGGAACTGGCCGTGGACGGCATCGCCTACGTCGATTGCGGCACCAGCGGCGGTGTGTGGGGCCTGGCGGAAGGCTACAGCCTGATGGTGGGCGGCGACGAAGCCGCGGTGGAACGGCTTCGTCCAGTGTTCGAAGCACTGGCGCCGGCGCCCGATCGCGGCTGGGGCCGCGTGGGTCCCAGCGGTGCGGGCCACTTCACCAAGATGGTCCACAACGGCATCGAGTACGGAATGATGCAGGCCTACGCCGAGGGCTTCGCCATCATGGAGCGCAAGCACGAGTTCGGCCTGGACGTGGCGCGCATCGCCGAGATCTGGCGCCACGGCAGCGTCGTGCGTTCGTGGCTGCTCGACCTCAGCGCCAACGCGCTGCAACGCAATCCCACGCTGGACGGCATCGCACCGTTCGTGGCCGACTCCGGCGAGGGGCGTTGGACCGTGGCCGAAGCCATCGCGCTGGATGTCTCCGCGCCGGTGATCACGCTGTCGTTGCTGGAGCGCCTGCGTTCGCGCGAGGGCGACTCCTTCGCGGACAAGCTGCTGGCCGCCATGCGCGGCGAGTTCGGCGGCCACGCCATCCGCCATTCGTGA
- a CDS encoding DUF1993 domain-containing protein, translating to MALTTYQIMIPTVLRALRNLHHVLQVGEKHAIDNGIAADQLLQSRLIEDMLPLVRNVQIATDTAKNGVARLAAVEALKFEDDETTFAQLYARIDRAIEYIATFTPEQLDGSESRSITLATRTWGDLHFEGPAYLSDFMLPNFFFHTTTCYAILRKAGVPLGKKDYLFPS from the coding sequence ATGGCCCTGACCACGTACCAGATCATGATCCCCACCGTGCTGCGCGCGCTGCGCAACCTTCACCATGTGTTGCAGGTGGGAGAGAAGCATGCGATCGACAACGGCATTGCGGCAGACCAGCTGCTGCAGTCGCGCCTGATCGAGGACATGTTGCCGCTGGTGCGCAACGTGCAGATCGCCACCGACACCGCGAAGAACGGCGTCGCGCGCCTGGCCGCGGTGGAGGCACTCAAGTTCGAGGACGACGAGACCACGTTCGCGCAGCTGTACGCGCGCATCGACCGCGCCATCGAGTACATCGCCACCTTCACGCCGGAGCAGCTGGACGGCAGCGAATCGCGCTCGATCACGCTGGCCACGCGCACCTGGGGTGACCTGCACTTCGAAGGCCCGGCCTACCTCAGCGACTTCATGCTGCCCAACTTCTTCTTCCACACCACCACGTGCTACGCGATCCTGCGCAAGGCCGGTGTGCCGCTGGGCAAGAAGGACTATCTCTTTCCCAGCTGA
- a CDS encoding winged helix DNA-binding domain-containing protein — protein MALWSRLSGFRGQQLHEAARNGEIVRGTWLRATIHLVSADDYVAFRTRLQPVIDRELTATRWRSIGDGFDEARAEQLARALLERAPMSAQALGEALQVHFPKADRSALGHWVRTRVPLAMVPGDERWGWSRPPRFVPADRWLQRPLEMSDLDTLLLQGIAAIGPVTAGDLRMWSGLPGIAARLEALRPRLKVFLLEDGRELFDLPDAPRPRADTPAPVRFLPEFDNVLLSHEDRSRIVPAAHARRFNQTANGRRPRAVLVDGFARAGWTWTRERNQATLQLQPYERFDAATRDALEAEALALLHFLEPDAATHRVRTHAISGART, from the coding sequence GTGGCCCTTTGGTCGCGCCTGTCGGGATTCCGTGGCCAACAACTGCACGAAGCCGCTCGCAATGGCGAGATCGTGCGCGGCACCTGGCTGCGCGCGACGATCCATCTCGTGTCGGCCGACGACTACGTCGCGTTCCGCACGCGGTTGCAACCGGTCATCGATCGGGAACTCACCGCCACGCGCTGGCGCTCGATCGGAGACGGCTTCGATGAAGCGCGCGCGGAGCAGCTGGCTCGCGCGCTGCTGGAACGGGCGCCGATGAGCGCCCAGGCGCTGGGCGAGGCGCTGCAGGTGCACTTTCCGAAGGCGGACAGGTCGGCGCTGGGGCACTGGGTGCGCACGCGTGTGCCGTTGGCGATGGTGCCCGGTGACGAACGATGGGGCTGGTCGCGACCGCCACGCTTCGTGCCCGCCGACCGGTGGCTGCAACGTCCGCTCGAAATGTCCGACCTGGACACGTTGCTGCTCCAAGGCATCGCGGCGATCGGTCCGGTCACCGCCGGCGACCTGCGCATGTGGTCGGGATTGCCCGGCATCGCAGCGCGACTGGAGGCGTTGCGACCCCGACTGAAGGTGTTCCTCCTCGAAGACGGGCGCGAACTGTTCGACCTGCCCGACGCACCGCGCCCGCGCGCCGATACGCCGGCGCCGGTGCGGTTCCTGCCCGAGTTCGACAATGTCCTGTTGTCGCATGAAGACCGCTCGCGCATCGTGCCGGCTGCGCATGCGCGCCGCTTCAACCAGACCGCCAACGGGCGACGCCCCCGCGCGGTGCTGGTCGACGGCTTCGCGCGCGCCGGCTGGACCTGGACGCGCGAACGCAACCAGGCCACGCTGCAGCTGCAGCCGTACGAACGCTTCGATGCCGCCACGCGCGATGCGCTGGAGGCCGAAGCGCTGGCACTGCTGCACTTCCTCGAACCCGACGCCGCAACGCACCGCGTGCGGACGCATGCGATCTCCGGAGCACGCACATGA
- a CDS encoding N-acetylmuramoyl-L-alanine amidase encodes MTRGFTRATVLIAALLLGACASAPPREPKAEWRPSLNHNERSAVMIVVHQTEMESAEAALLTLQTRNSTGRVSAHYLIRDDGGLYQLVAESDRAWHAGASRWGGVTDINSASIGIELDNDGVEPFSDAQITALLKLLDDITGRLDIPRHLVVGHGDIAPTRKQDPSGLFPWKRLADAGYGLWPREPRAEPPAGFDGWAALRLVGYDLRDPAAALRAFHRHYLGTEEEQWLPGDASILFDLQQQLMEMPPPPPPPPPSP; translated from the coding sequence ATGACGCGAGGTTTCACCCGGGCCACCGTCCTCATCGCAGCGCTGCTGCTCGGCGCCTGCGCCAGTGCGCCACCGCGCGAACCGAAGGCGGAATGGCGCCCTTCGCTCAACCACAATGAGCGCAGTGCGGTGATGATCGTGGTGCACCAGACCGAGATGGAGAGCGCCGAGGCCGCGCTGCTCACGCTGCAGACGCGCAATTCCACCGGCCGGGTCAGCGCGCACTACCTGATACGCGACGATGGCGGCCTGTACCAGCTGGTCGCCGAAAGCGATCGCGCATGGCACGCGGGTGCCTCGCGCTGGGGCGGGGTGACCGACATCAACTCGGCGTCCATCGGCATAGAGCTGGACAACGACGGCGTGGAGCCGTTCAGCGATGCGCAGATCACGGCACTGCTGAAGCTGCTGGACGACATCACCGGGCGTCTGGACATCCCGCGTCACCTCGTCGTGGGCCACGGCGACATCGCGCCCACGCGCAAGCAGGATCCCAGTGGTCTGTTTCCGTGGAAACGACTGGCCGACGCCGGCTACGGCCTGTGGCCACGGGAGCCGCGCGCCGAACCGCCCGCGGGGTTCGATGGATGGGCGGCGCTGCGTCTGGTGGGCTACGACCTTCGTGACCCGGCGGCTGCGCTGCGCGCGTTCCATCGCCACTACCTGGGCACCGAGGAAGAGCAGTGGTTGCCGGGCGATGCGTCGATCCTGTTCGATCTGCAACAGCAACTGATGGAAATGCCACCACCGCCGCCACCGCCACCGCCGTCGCCCTGA
- a CDS encoding APC family permease: MRTPRPPGPPTTVRAVGRWQIVGLSINDVIGSGIYLLPAAAAALLGPASLWAVLLAGLAVSLLVLCYAQAASYFDAPGGGYLYAREAFGPLVGFEVGWMLLLTRIATAAALSNGLAEAVTHFWPGADTGWGRIAIVTVSLGALVAVNVAGVRAAAQTGALLAIGKLVPLLLFVAIGAFHVDTSLASPDNSALSARPLGEAALLLLFAYAGFENLPAAAGEYRNPRRDVPFALLTMITTVTLVYVSVQWVALGTLPGLASSSTPLADAASRFSGETLALLMTVGASISILGTSSNTVMMAPRYLLALASDGYGPRSLAAIHPRFRTPVVAILVIGAISLVLALSGSFVQLALLSVVSRLCTYLGTAGSVLVLRHRHGDREGALRLPGGPLIPIAAIVLSLGLLASASVANLAAAAVALLIGAVIHRFRRAPR, from the coding sequence ATGCGCACGCCGCGGCCCCCGGGGCCGCCGACCACGGTTCGCGCTGTCGGCCGATGGCAGATCGTCGGGCTGTCGATCAACGACGTCATCGGTAGCGGCATCTATCTGCTGCCCGCTGCCGCCGCCGCGCTGCTGGGGCCCGCGAGCCTGTGGGCGGTGCTGCTGGCGGGCCTGGCGGTGAGCCTGCTGGTGCTGTGCTACGCGCAGGCCGCGAGCTACTTCGACGCACCCGGCGGCGGCTATCTGTACGCACGCGAGGCGTTCGGCCCCCTGGTGGGGTTCGAAGTCGGCTGGATGCTGCTGCTCACGCGCATCGCCACCGCCGCAGCGCTGAGCAACGGCCTGGCCGAGGCGGTCACGCATTTCTGGCCCGGCGCCGACACCGGCTGGGGCCGCATTGCCATCGTCACCGTATCGCTCGGCGCGCTGGTCGCGGTGAACGTGGCCGGCGTGCGCGCCGCGGCACAGACCGGCGCGCTGCTTGCGATCGGCAAGCTCGTGCCGTTGCTGCTGTTCGTGGCGATCGGTGCGTTCCATGTCGACACCTCGCTCGCTTCGCCGGACAACTCGGCGCTGTCCGCGCGCCCCCTGGGCGAGGCTGCGTTGCTGTTGCTGTTCGCCTACGCAGGCTTCGAGAACCTGCCCGCCGCCGCGGGCGAGTACCGCAACCCGCGCCGCGACGTGCCGTTCGCGCTGTTGACCATGATCACGACGGTGACGCTGGTGTACGTCAGCGTGCAATGGGTGGCCCTGGGCACACTGCCGGGGCTGGCATCGTCTTCCACGCCGCTGGCCGACGCGGCCTCGCGTTTCAGCGGCGAGACGCTCGCGCTGCTGATGACCGTGGGTGCCTCGATCTCCATCCTGGGCACCAGCAGCAACACGGTGATGATGGCGCCGCGCTACCTGCTCGCCCTCGCCAGCGACGGCTACGGGCCGCGCTCGCTGGCCGCCATCCATCCCCGCTTCCGCACGCCGGTGGTCGCGATCCTCGTCATCGGCGCGATCTCGCTGGTGCTGGCGCTTTCGGGCTCGTTCGTGCAGCTGGCGTTGTTGTCGGTGGTATCGCGCCTGTGCACGTACCTGGGCACCGCGGGCTCGGTGCTGGTGCTGCGCCATCGCCACGGCGATCGCGAAGGTGCGCTGCGGCTGCCCGGTGGGCCGCTCATCCCGATCGCCGCGATCGTGCTGAGCCTGGGTTTGCTGGCGAGTGCCAGCGTTGCCAACCTGGCTGCCGCCGCCGTCGCGCTGCTGATCGGTGCGGTGATCCACCGCTTCCGGCGCGCCCCCAGGTGA
- a CDS encoding outer membrane beta-barrel protein, with amino-acid sequence MSKNKMLSTALVAVIAGAAAFGAQAAEKGFYAGAGVGQSFVDERNYDDEDTAFSVFGGYQFNRYFGLEAGYADFGKLEPRGTGPELEASSVYLTAVGTVPFTDRFSGYAKAGFQRWDLDTAIPSLVGNNDDNGTDPTYGVGLQYRFTDSLALRGEYSRFEVKDTDLDLAQLQVRYDF; translated from the coding sequence ATGAGCAAGAACAAGATGCTGTCCACTGCCCTGGTTGCCGTCATTGCCGGTGCCGCCGCGTTCGGCGCGCAGGCCGCGGAGAAGGGTTTCTACGCTGGCGCCGGCGTCGGCCAGTCGTTCGTCGACGAGCGCAATTACGACGACGAGGACACCGCGTTCTCGGTGTTCGGCGGCTACCAGTTCAACCGCTACTTCGGTCTGGAAGCGGGCTACGCCGACTTCGGCAAGCTCGAGCCGCGCGGCACTGGCCCCGAGCTCGAAGCCAGTTCGGTCTATCTCACCGCCGTCGGCACCGTTCCGTTCACCGACCGCTTCTCCGGTTACGCGAAGGCCGGCTTCCAGCGTTGGGACCTCGATACCGCGATCCCCTCGCTCGTCGGCAACAATGACGACAACGGCACCGACCCCACCTACGGCGTGGGCCTGCAGTACCGTTTCACCGACAGCCTCGCGCTGCGCGGCGAGTACAGCCGCTTCGAGGTCAAGGACACGGATCTGGATCTCGCCCAGCTGCAGGTGCGTTACGACTTCTGA
- the fnr gene encoding fumarate/nitrate reduction transcriptional regulator Fnr, producing MNDSAPLDLARLRRSCSQCSLQQLCLPAGITAHELDRLDEIVRRRRTIERGERLFRIGDPLAAVYVARDGAFKTVTISEDGEEQVVGFHLPGELIGLDALGEGAHRCEAIALGNANVCDVPFDQLTVIAAQLPSLQQQLLRVIGHSLNRDHDHMEMLVRRQANERIALFLHGLGERFRQIGQSPVAFKLPMSREDIARYLGLALETVSRGFTRLQEDNVIAVHGRRVEILDPEELVRLAHGVDADEAPARARRSR from the coding sequence ATGAACGATTCCGCTCCCCTCGACTTGGCGCGGTTGCGCCGCAGTTGCTCCCAATGTTCGTTGCAGCAGCTCTGCCTTCCGGCAGGCATCACTGCGCACGAACTGGATCGGCTGGACGAGATCGTCCGTCGCCGGCGCACCATCGAGCGTGGCGAACGCCTGTTCCGCATCGGCGACCCGCTCGCGGCCGTCTACGTCGCCCGCGATGGCGCCTTCAAGACCGTCACCATCAGCGAGGACGGCGAGGAACAGGTGGTGGGCTTCCACCTGCCGGGCGAACTCATCGGACTGGATGCCCTGGGCGAAGGCGCGCACCGCTGCGAGGCCATCGCGCTGGGCAACGCGAACGTGTGCGACGTGCCGTTCGACCAGCTCACCGTGATCGCGGCGCAGCTGCCGAGCCTGCAGCAGCAGCTGCTGCGCGTGATCGGCCACAGCCTCAACCGCGACCACGACCACATGGAAATGCTGGTGCGTCGCCAGGCCAACGAGCGCATCGCGCTGTTCCTGCACGGCTTGGGCGAGCGTTTCCGTCAGATCGGCCAGTCGCCGGTGGCCTTCAAGCTGCCGATGAGCCGCGAGGACATCGCGCGTTACCTCGGACTCGCTCTGGAAACCGTCAGCCGCGGCTTCACGCGCCTGCAGGAAGACAACGTCATCGCCGTGCACGGTCGCCGCGTCGAGATCCTCGATCCGGAAGAGCTGGTGCGCCTGGCGCATGGCGTCGATGCGGACGAGGCGCCGGCCCGCGCACGCAGGTCGCGCTGA
- a CDS encoding sulfite exporter TauE/SafE family protein translates to MPIDWLTLGAASLSGLLGGAHCAAMCGGIASTFSANARTSIAPAVEANLGRIGGYVIAGAIAGGLGHGIVGVARVEGLATGLRMLVGAVLIVVALRLFDRKNRLGFLGGPGSRFWQALRPLQQRLLPADTRAKRLGLAMLWGWLPCGLSTTLLAAAWLQASAWHGALTMAAFGLGTLPVMLPLTWSGARFGRWLQTRWRHAGAALVMMAGVTTIAAPWLMQVPAMHSVLGALGCVTPPA, encoded by the coding sequence ATGCCGATTGACTGGCTCACGCTGGGCGCGGCCTCACTGAGCGGCCTGCTGGGCGGCGCGCATTGCGCAGCGATGTGCGGCGGTATCGCCAGTACGTTTTCCGCGAACGCGCGCACCTCGATCGCGCCCGCGGTGGAAGCCAACCTCGGACGCATCGGCGGTTACGTCATCGCCGGCGCGATCGCGGGCGGGCTGGGCCACGGCATCGTCGGCGTGGCACGCGTGGAAGGCCTGGCGACGGGACTGCGCATGCTGGTCGGCGCGGTGCTCATCGTCGTCGCGTTGCGCCTGTTCGATCGCAAGAATCGACTGGGCTTTCTGGGTGGGCCCGGTTCGCGCTTCTGGCAGGCCCTGCGCCCGCTTCAGCAGCGACTGCTGCCTGCCGACACGCGAGCCAAACGCCTCGGCCTGGCCATGCTCTGGGGCTGGTTGCCCTGCGGCCTGAGCACGACCCTGCTCGCCGCCGCCTGGTTGCAGGCGAGCGCATGGCACGGCGCACTGACGATGGCGGCCTTCGGCCTGGGCACGTTGCCGGTGATGTTGCCGCTCACCTGGAGCGGTGCGCGTTTCGGGCGCTGGCTGCAGACACGCTGGCGCCATGCCGGCGCGGCGCTGGTGATGATGGCGGGCGTGACCACGATCGCTGCACCGTGGCTGATGCAGGTTCCCGCGATGCATTCGGTGCTGGGCGCGCTGGGCTGCGTGACGCCGCCAGCCTGA
- the ccoS gene encoding cbb3-type cytochrome oxidase assembly protein CcoS — protein MNILLLLVPISIVLLGIAIGAFVWAVRKGQFDDLDTPAIDILRDDPLPLPKQSQPQSPDDHAD, from the coding sequence ATGAACATCCTCCTTCTCCTCGTTCCCATCAGCATCGTGCTGCTCGGCATCGCCATCGGCGCCTTCGTCTGGGCCGTGCGCAAGGGACAGTTCGACGATCTGGACACGCCGGCGATCGACATCCTGCGCGACGATCCGCTCCCGCTTCCGAAGCAGTCGCAGCCGCAGTCGCCGGACGACCATGCCGATTGA